In Cycloclasticus sp., a single genomic region encodes these proteins:
- a CDS encoding O-succinylhomoserine sulfhydrylase yields MSDNDWQDYSIETQGVRAGQHRTPEGEHSDAIFPTSSYVFESAQDAHDKFSGKSAGNIYSRFTNPTVRAFEQRLAAMEGAERAMATSSGMAAINVVCLGLLSAGDHVVCSRSVFGNTALMFKNIMQKFAIETTFVDLDDINAWQSAIKPTTKFLFLETPSNPLGTVADIKQLAELAHANAALLIIDNVYCTPALQKPLSLGADLVVHSATKYIDGQGRCIGGAVVGNDALIEEKIYPILRTAGHTMSPFNAWVFHKGLETLSLRMEKHCSNALAIAQWLEQQAAVENVYYTGLQNHPQHELAKQQQTGFGGIVSFDVKGGKENAWKVIDATQMISITANLGDVKSMITHPSTTTHGRLTEEERAKAGITDSLVRLGVGLESVEDIKADLNRGLSQV; encoded by the coding sequence ATGTCAGACAACGATTGGCAAGACTACTCTATAGAAACTCAAGGTGTTAGAGCGGGCCAACACCGCACGCCAGAAGGTGAGCACAGTGACGCAATATTCCCTACGTCTAGTTATGTGTTTGAGAGTGCTCAAGATGCGCATGATAAGTTTTCGGGTAAATCTGCAGGCAATATTTACTCACGCTTCACCAACCCGACGGTTAGAGCTTTTGAGCAACGCTTAGCGGCGATGGAAGGCGCTGAACGCGCTATGGCAACGTCATCGGGTATGGCGGCCATTAACGTTGTGTGTTTAGGCTTGTTAAGTGCAGGTGATCACGTTGTTTGTTCGCGTAGTGTGTTCGGTAATACAGCCTTGATGTTTAAGAACATCATGCAAAAATTTGCCATCGAAACGACCTTTGTCGATTTAGACGATATCAATGCTTGGCAATCAGCCATCAAACCAACGACAAAGTTTCTATTTTTGGAGACGCCATCCAATCCACTAGGAACCGTCGCAGATATAAAGCAGCTGGCAGAATTAGCACATGCAAACGCTGCCTTATTAATCATCGATAATGTGTATTGCACACCCGCGTTGCAAAAGCCTCTTAGCTTGGGAGCGGATTTGGTGGTTCATTCGGCAACTAAGTACATAGACGGTCAAGGGCGCTGTATTGGCGGGGCAGTGGTGGGCAATGACGCGTTAATTGAAGAAAAAATCTACCCTATTTTACGCACTGCAGGGCACACAATGAGCCCATTTAATGCGTGGGTATTTCATAAAGGCTTAGAGACATTATCGTTGCGTATGGAAAAGCATTGTTCAAATGCGCTAGCTATTGCGCAGTGGCTAGAACAACAAGCTGCGGTGGAAAATGTGTATTACACAGGGTTGCAAAACCACCCGCAGCATGAACTTGCCAAGCAACAACAAACTGGCTTTGGCGGCATTGTCAGCTTTGATGTAAAAGGTGGCAAAGAGAACGCGTGGAAAGTAATTGATGCTACTCAAATGATTTCCATTACCGCCAATTTAGGTGACGTTAAAAGTATGATTACGCACCCGTCTACCACGACACATGGTCGTTTAACTGAAGAAGAACGTGCGAAAGCGGGTATAACAGATTCGTTAGTTCGATTGGGTGTTGGTTTGGAGAGTGTTGAAGATATTAAGGCTGATTTAAATAGAGGGCTGTCACAAGTTTAG
- a CDS encoding SPOR domain-containing protein: MEQPLKQRLIGAIILISLAVIFVPMLIGEKPTDSEIISIEIPEAPKDLELDSRILTLPEQNEEVLAEVSISSKSGAKVTKLLQPAIPKPPEMKTVEGITAWVVQVGSFSDQKNANALSTKLMKAGFTAFVEQSSGKKGDVFRVRVGPELSKEKADAVSAKLKKVHQLPNAIVVQYP, translated from the coding sequence ATGGAACAACCTCTAAAACAACGTTTAATTGGCGCCATTATCCTTATTTCACTGGCTGTGATTTTTGTTCCCATGTTGATAGGCGAAAAGCCGACCGATTCCGAAATAATTTCAATAGAAATTCCAGAAGCACCAAAAGATCTTGAACTTGATTCGCGCATATTGACGCTGCCAGAACAGAACGAGGAAGTGTTGGCCGAGGTCTCGATTTCGAGCAAATCGGGTGCTAAAGTCACCAAGTTATTACAACCAGCTATTCCGAAGCCGCCCGAAATGAAAACAGTTGAAGGCATTACCGCTTGGGTTGTTCAAGTGGGTAGCTTCTCGGATCAAAAAAATGCAAATGCCTTATCTACTAAGCTAATGAAGGCCGGGTTTACTGCGTTCGTTGAGCAATCCTCCGGCAAGAAAGGTGATGTTTTTCGGGTGAGAGTAGGGCCAGAATTAAGCAAAGAAAAAGCCGACGCTGTGAGTGCTAAGCTCAAAAAAGTACATCAATTACCGAATGCAATAGTCGTTCAATACCCATAG
- the purF gene encoding amidophosphoribosyltransferase, with amino-acid sequence MCGIAGIVAHQNVNQELYEALTVLQHRGQDAAGIVTCEGSQLHLRKANGLVRDVFRTRHMLELTGNMGIAHVRYPTAGCSSSAEAQPFYVNSPFGITLAHNGNLTNAAELKKELFIDDQRHINTNSDSEILLNVFAHELQRLGKLKLNEKDVFKAVEAVHKRCEGAYAVVAMITGFGVVGFRDPNGIRPICFGVRETDDGSDYMIASESVAMDAQNFKLIRDIAPGEAVFIKKGGVIHTKQCAENPRLTPCIFEYVYLARPDSIIDNVSVYKSRLRMGEKLAEKIMRIKPDHDIDVVIPIPDTSRTSALQLANMLDVKYREGFIKNRYIGRTFIMPGQQERKKSVRRKLNAIELEFRGKNVLLVDDSIVRGTTSGQIIKLAREAGAKKVYFASAAPAVRYPNVYGIDMPVVEELVAHDRTVEEVQQAIGADWLIYQDLEDLFESVRKRNPEIVDFDAACFNQKYVTGTVSDEYLREQGLNRSDEQKTKNDLDPTVIELHNTH; translated from the coding sequence ATGTGTGGAATTGCTGGCATTGTAGCCCACCAAAACGTTAATCAAGAGTTATACGAAGCATTGACTGTTCTTCAACACCGCGGTCAGGATGCTGCGGGCATAGTCACATGTGAAGGGAGTCAGCTTCACCTACGAAAAGCAAATGGTTTAGTGCGTGATGTTTTTAGAACAAGACACATGCTTGAACTAACTGGAAACATGGGAATCGCGCACGTACGCTACCCAACAGCGGGCTGTTCGAGCTCGGCTGAGGCGCAGCCTTTTTATGTTAATTCACCGTTTGGTATTACGTTGGCGCATAACGGTAATTTAACCAATGCGGCTGAACTTAAAAAAGAGTTGTTTATTGACGACCAACGACATATCAACACTAATTCTGATTCGGAAATTCTATTGAATGTTTTCGCTCATGAATTACAACGTTTAGGTAAGTTAAAGCTTAATGAAAAAGACGTTTTTAAAGCGGTAGAGGCGGTGCATAAACGTTGTGAAGGTGCCTACGCAGTGGTAGCGATGATCACAGGCTTTGGTGTCGTTGGTTTCCGTGACCCGAATGGTATTCGCCCTATCTGCTTCGGTGTTCGAGAAACCGATGATGGCAGTGACTATATGATTGCTTCAGAATCCGTCGCCATGGACGCCCAGAATTTCAAATTAATCAGGGACATTGCACCGGGTGAAGCTGTTTTCATTAAGAAAGGTGGTGTTATTCACACTAAACAATGTGCAGAAAACCCTCGTTTGACTCCGTGTATTTTTGAGTACGTGTACTTGGCCCGCCCAGACTCAATCATCGATAATGTTTCGGTGTACAAATCACGCTTGCGTATGGGTGAAAAGTTAGCCGAAAAGATCATGCGAATTAAACCTGATCACGATATTGATGTGGTGATTCCTATTCCAGACACCAGTCGTACATCAGCGTTACAACTGGCAAATATGCTGGATGTTAAGTATCGAGAAGGTTTTATAAAAAATAGATATATTGGACGTACCTTTATTATGCCGGGCCAGCAAGAACGTAAAAAATCTGTTCGGCGTAAGCTTAATGCCATTGAGCTTGAATTCAGGGGTAAAAATGTTCTATTGGTGGATGACTCAATTGTTCGTGGAACGACCTCTGGGCAAATTATTAAGTTAGCAAGAGAGGCGGGAGCTAAAAAAGTGTATTTTGCTTCTGCCGCGCCAGCTGTGCGCTACCCTAATGTATATGGTATTGATATGCCTGTTGTAGAAGAGCTTGTTGCACACGATAGAACGGTGGAAGAAGTCCAACAAGCGATTGGTGCTGACTGGCTCATTTATCAAGACTTAGAAGATTTATTTGAATCGGTAAGAAAACGAAACCCTGAAATTGTCGATTTTGATGCTGCTTGTTTTAATCAAAAATATGTGACGGGTACGGTCAGTGATGAGTACCTTAGAGAGCAGGGTTTAAACCGTTCAGATGAGCAGAAAACTAAAAATGACTTAGACCCAACCGTGATCGAATTACATAATACCCATTAA
- a CDS encoding YebC/PmpR family DNA-binding transcriptional regulator gives MGRAYQNRKESMAKTSDMKAKVYSRYGREIYVTAKSGGVDPSGNLALRSLIDRAKKDQVPAHVIDKAIDKAKGGAGEDFAPARYEGYGPGGSMAIIDCLTDNPNRTFGDVRQAFTKTNCKIGTQGSVSHMFDHSAIFVFKYGDEDGVLEALMDADVDVTDIENESGTISVFAPNTDYFKAKQALLDSCGDIDFEVDEIQFIPHAYTTVSGDDVALFEKFISMLDDLDDVQQVYHNVEL, from the coding sequence ATGGGTAGAGCTTACCAAAACCGCAAAGAGTCAATGGCAAAAACCTCAGATATGAAGGCGAAGGTTTATAGCCGTTATGGTCGTGAGATTTATGTAACCGCTAAATCTGGTGGTGTTGACCCTAGTGGTAACTTAGCTTTACGCAGCTTAATTGATAGAGCAAAGAAGGACCAAGTACCTGCTCATGTGATCGATAAGGCCATCGATAAAGCGAAAGGTGGTGCAGGTGAAGACTTTGCTCCTGCGCGGTACGAAGGTTATGGCCCAGGTGGCAGTATGGCAATTATTGATTGCTTAACTGATAACCCTAATCGTACCTTTGGCGATGTTCGTCAGGCGTTTACCAAAACCAATTGTAAAATTGGTACGCAAGGTAGCGTTAGCCATATGTTTGATCACTCTGCTATTTTTGTTTTCAAATATGGCGATGAAGATGGTGTTTTAGAAGCGCTAATGGATGCCGACGTTGATGTGACTGATATTGAAAATGAAAGCGGTACGATATCCGTTTTTGCCCCGAATACCGATTATTTCAAGGCAAAACAAGCCTTGCTTGATAGCTGCGGTGATATTGATTTTGAGGTGGATGAGATCCAATTCATTCCTCATGCCTATACAACTGTAAGTGGGGATGACGTGGCTTTATTTGAAAAATTTATAAGCATGTTGGATGACTTAGATGACGTGCAACAGGTGTACCATAATGTTGAGTTGTAA
- a CDS encoding CvpA family protein translates to MSVSVLNNLIWIDYVILGIILISALIGLFRGLVKEAFSLGTWVVAIIIGIRFSQPFSAYLLDYIDVPSVRIAVAFIVLLLLTLMLGGMLSFLVSQIVDKTGLSGTDRFAGFLFGIARGMVVIAVLVLLAGLTPLPQDPWWVESSLISPFQELSVWLREHIPAGVSGYFSY, encoded by the coding sequence TTGTCTGTTAGTGTGTTAAATAATTTAATTTGGATTGATTATGTCATTCTTGGCATTATCTTGATTTCTGCGTTGATAGGTTTGTTTCGTGGGCTGGTAAAAGAAGCGTTCTCACTCGGCACATGGGTTGTTGCGATTATTATTGGTATCAGGTTCAGTCAGCCTTTTTCAGCTTACCTACTTGATTACATAGACGTACCCTCCGTACGAATTGCGGTAGCATTTATTGTTTTGTTATTACTGACGTTGATGCTAGGCGGGATGCTGTCATTTTTAGTCAGCCAAATTGTAGATAAAACCGGCTTAAGTGGTACAGATAGGTTTGCAGGTTTTCTTTTTGGTATAGCGCGCGGCATGGTCGTTATTGCTGTATTAGTATTATTGGCAGGTTTAACGCCATTACCTCAAGATCCATGGTGGGTTGAATCATCATTGATTAGTCCCTTTCAAGAATTGTCCGTTTGGTTAAGAGAACATATACCGGCTGGCGTTTCTGGATATTTTTCATATTAA